The segment CGACTTACGAAGATGCTTACAGTCTTatcactgtgctgctgctggagatgcTTTATGAGCAGCGTCTTCTTCTTGTCCTTGCAGCGCTTGTTCTGGAACCAGACGCGGATCACCCGCGGGCTGAGGCTGGTCATCTCCACCAGCTGCTCCTTCATCAGCGCGTCCGGCCGCGGGTTGGCGTTGTAGCAGGTCCGCAGCGTGTGCAGCTGCTTCTCGTTCAGCACCGTCCGCACCCGCGTCGTCTTCTCCGACTGCTTGTGCGCGTGGTTCCGATGCGGGGCCTGTCGCACCGTGACCGGGTCTGCAGAGGACGGGGAGAGAGTTAGAGAAGGGAGGCCTCACACCGCATCATGTTCATCTCCATGTGTGCTGCTGGCCTGTTGTACCCTATTGGATCTTTTCCTCATGGAGGAAGAGACAATAATATTTATCAGTGATTCAGGAACTTTTATCAGATAAAAGACTGAACTGGTTTATATCACAGGCTCAGGACAATTAGAGTAAAGTATCGTTTTGTCTTTGGATGACAagacattatttaatttttttgactAAATCATAAACCTCTATTAAACTTGAAAGATGAAGTCCCGTTTGAGCCATTGCACGGAGCTGTGTAAGTGATTTCAAAACGAAGAAAACGAGGgaattaatgattattattcaCAATTTGCCAATtgctttgttttggttttattggaTCTCGCCCTCTAAacgcacgcacaagcacacacacacacacacacacacacacacacacacacacacacacacacacacacacacgaactcCTGCAGCTGCGACTCGAATAGCAGATTATTCAGATAATGGCAACAGAGCTGGTTAGCGCTAATGAGATCAATTATGAAATTAGCCTAAAGAAAGGTCCCAGCAgaaactttacacacacacacagacagtcccGAGCGCGTAcactcatatacacacaaaaagacacactgAGACCGACCACAAACAAATTATCAAGATGTTAaagaagaacagaaaaaaacttttaatcttcattattgttcatttatttcacCTAAACTTATACAGTCCGATTTTCTGTAacaaagttaaattaaaatgctTGAATTATGTATCGTGTTTACAAGTAATTATAATACAATTTCTGTCATATGCCTAGATTTAACTTTAGCAGAAGGCGTTGTATTTTGGACTATACCTAAACAGTGGGGATTTggcatcaataataataataatagttattattattattattattattataaactgaCCTGCCAGGTGAAGCGCTCTGTTGGAGTGGACGTGTCCGGGGCTGATGGGGCTCCCTGCGGAgctcctctccagcagcaggctGTGGTCCGCCCggcacagcagctcctcttcccGCAGAGAGAACTCGTCTCCCGGCAGCAGCTGCCGGCTGCACACCGAGCACCGAAAGCACTCGATGTGGTACACGTTATCCCGGGCCCGCATCACCAGGTCGCTGCTGCTGAACCCCAGGTTGCATTTTGCGCATTTTATTCCAAACAGCCTGGAAAAATGTTCAGAGAATTAAAAATCAGAGGAAATACGAATTAAACCGAAGACAACTTTCGGCTTATACATCTGAGTTGTGAGATGAAGACTATTTAAATGCTCTTAtgctatattttaatattttaattagaaatgtgctgtggtgtttatttgtattattataaaattGTGTATTAAGCTGTGCAATGAAGTTGTGTGCTACATGCACAATAATGATGTTATTAGATCTGAGCTTTAactttgcatttaaaatgatttcagCCTATATAagagtataaataaatatcgCTGATTAATAATACCCCTACCTTACATAATCTCTTTTGCAATAAGTTTTTCCGTCCCGGACGAAACAAGTGCACGACTCATCCAGGTACTGGCTGCACTCCGCGCACTTGAGGCAGGCTGCGTGCCACTCCAGGTCGGGAGAGACTCTCAGTATGTACTGGTCATGGATCTGACTTCCACATCCGACACACATCGCGAATCCTGGCTTCTCTGCGGAAGAGAGTAACACACAGACGAATGAGTTCAACCACAGACAAATACaaggatatattttttaaatacattgaaatgttaaaatgcAGATTGTGCGTGTCAGTTTTGCAGTGATCTCTTTTTTTGCAGACTGGACAAGTCTCGGTGTTATGTAACAGATGGAGACTTGTGCGTAAAAcaggatgataataataataataaaaagcacCAACCTGGGGAATAATAATTATGTGCAATAGTGAATAATGCATTATTAGTAAAGTGAGTTTTGGGAATAAATCCACAGCTGAATATATCGCGTCCATGAAGCCACTGCGACGCAAACACAATCTGCCCACTACTTTAAAGTGCAGCGCGCACGTTCCAAGCGTGTACTTACTTTTGGAATGATCCCCCATATCACCCAAGAAAGAAGAGCTGAAAATAATATCCACCATACAGGACGGAGGACGGGGACTCGCTGGTAGGTGCAGAAAAGATGTGAGCGGCTGACTGGCCCTCCGCCTGCCTCCCTGATAAACTTGTGTCTCCCCGGactggaggaggggagggggccaTGAGGCTGCAGGGTCCCACACGCACTCGCTCCTCTGACGTCATGACGTCCTCGCTGGACTCCTCCAATCGGGATCCGCTTCCACCTGCGAATTAGATGCATGAATAAatctggggtgtgtgtgtgtgtgtgtgtgtgtgtgtgtgtgtgtgtgtgtgtatgacataAAGGTTGATAAGGTGTTTTACATTTGCTCTGTTCAGGCAAGGCTCCAAGACAGGAgaacaaaataacacatttaaaataaatgtatttaaacgaTTCTTTCCAATTATTGGGATGAGCGTTATTTTCCAGATGaagaacatcatcatcatcattaatgAACTTAACATGGGCTAAAGCTCCTGCATATAAAATAACTTCCACTAAGAAATCCCAGATGTTTCCAGCTATTCAGTCAATGTCTTATTCCTATTCAGGCAAaacatattcattatttttaattggTCCAtataacaaattattatttctgaCCTCGGCccatctttattttttctagacctatatata is part of the Pleuronectes platessa chromosome 1, fPlePla1.1, whole genome shotgun sequence genome and harbors:
- the LOC128441091 gene encoding insulin gene enhancer protein ISL-3, with translation MVDIIFSSSFLGDMGDHSKKKPGFAMCVGCGSQIHDQYILRVSPDLEWHAACLKCAECSQYLDESCTCFVRDGKTYCKRDYVRLFGIKCAKCNLGFSSSDLVMRARDNVYHIECFRCSVCSRQLLPGDEFSLREEELLCRADHSLLLERSSAGSPISPGHVHSNRALHLADPVTVRQAPHRNHAHKQSEKTTRVRTVLNEKQLHTLRTCYNANPRPDALMKEQLVEMTSLSPRVIRVWFQNKRCKDKKKTLLIKHLQQQHSDKTNLQGLTGTPLVAGSPIRHESNMHGNQVEVQTYQPPWKALSEFALQSDLDQPAFQQLVSFSESGSLGNSSGSDVTSLSSQLPDTPNSMVPSPVET